The Fusarium falciforme chromosome 7, complete sequence genome window below encodes:
- a CDS encoding Purple acid phosphatase: MNRLAIAAILSCGAIAAPSIEGRDVDETYPYTGPEVPVGDWVDPSVNGNGKGFPRLVEPPAVKPKRENPTNNVNVISLSYWPKGINVHFQTPFGLGESPSVRWGKSPDSLTNTANGSSKTYDRTPPCSMIKAVTQCSQFFHNVEINGLEPDTTYYYQIPAANGTTESDVLSFKTARPAGDSKGFTALVINDMGYTNAQGTHKYLEKAVDDGASFAWHGGDISYADDWYSGILPCTDDWPLCYNGTDTELPGGGPIPEEYKTSLPEGEIPNQGSPQGGDMNVIYESNWDLWQQWMGAITTKIPYMVLPGNHEATCSEFDGPNNELTAYLNEDKANGTSKTSNLTYYSCPPSQRNFTAYQYRFHMPGDVSGGVGNFWYSFDYGLAHFVSLNGETDYPNSPESSFARDKAKKHNDTLVPGDTYVTDSGPFGKVDGDINDKKAYQQYQWLQKDLASVDRCKTPWVIVMSHRPLYSSEVSTYQVNMRAAWEELMLKHGVDVYIAGHIHWYERLLPMGFNGTIDIGSVIDNSTYRINNGKSITHITNGAAGNIESHSFLAKDEPIKNFTQVLDQTHFGFGKMSIIDESELRWQFIRGDTGAVGDELKLLKQTATCGGNGTRSGATPVSSSGTVAHTPAVGGGSRVAASVGLMGVVLMALFAI, from the exons ATGAACCGTCTCGCTATTGCGGCCATCCTCTCATGCGGCGCCATTGCAGCACCGTCCATCGAAGGCCGTGATGTGGATGAAACATATCCATACACGGGGCCTGAGGTGCCTGTTGGTGACTGGGTCGATCCCAGTGTAAACGGAAATGGCAAGGGTTTTCCGCGTCTCGTTGAACCGCCGGCAGTGAAGCCAAAGAGGGAGAATCCCACCAACAACGTCAATGTCATTTCTCTTTCGTACTGGCCCAAGGGCATCAACGTCCACTTCCAGACTCCCTTCGGTCTGGGAGAGTCTCCCTCTGTTCGTTGGGGCAAGTCTCCTGATAGTTTAACCAACACTGCCAATGGCTCTTCCAAGAC ATATGACCGGACGCCGCCTTGCTCCATGATCAAGGCAGTCACCCAGTGCAGCCAGTTTTTCCACAACGTCGAAATCAACGGCCTTGAGCCTGATACTACCTACTACTATCAGATTCCTGCAGCCAACGGCACCACTGAGTCTGATGTGCTCAGCTTCAAGACTGCTCGCCCAGCTGGAGACTCGAAGGGCTTCACTGCTCTGGTGATCAACGACATGGGTTACACCAACGCTCAAGGAACCCACAAGTACCTTGAGAAAGCCGTTGACGACGGTGCCTCTTTTGCTTGGCATGGTGGTGATATTTCCTATGCTGACGACTGGTACTCTGGCATTCTTCCCTGCACTGACGATTGGCCCCTCTGCTATAATGGCACCGATACCGAGCTTCCTGGAGGTGGTCCAATCCCCGAGGAGTACAAGACTTCTCTTCCCGAGGGCGAGATACCGAACCAGGGCAGCCCTCAGGGTGGAGACATGAACGTCATCTACGAATCCAACTGGGATCTCTGGCAGCAGTGGATGGGTGCTATTACTACCAAGATCCCATACATGGTCCTCCCCGGCAACCACGAGGCAACTTGCTCCGAGTTTGACGGCCCTAACAACGAATTGACTGCCTATCTCAACGAGGATAAGGCCAACGGCACCTCCAAGACTTCCAACCTTACCTACTACAGCTGCCCGCCGTCCCAGCGCAACTTTACCGCCTATCAATATCGTTTCCATATGCCGGGTGATGTTTCCGGCGGCGTCGGCAACTTTTGGTATTCCTTCGACTATGGCCTCGCCCACTTTGTCTCGCTCAACGGTGAGACGGATTACCCCAACAGCCCAGAGTCATCTTTTGCGCgtgacaaggccaagaagcacaaCGACACTCTTGTTCCCGGAGACACCTATGTGACCGACTCTGGTCCGTTTGGAAAGGTTGACGGAGACATCAACGACAAGAAGGCTTATCAACAGTATCAATGGCTTCAGAAGGACCTTGCCAGCGTTGACCGATGCAAGACTCCCTGGGTCATCGTCATGTCTCACCGTCCACTTTACAGCTCCGAGGTCTCTACGTACCAGGTCAACATGCGTGCTGCTTGGGAAGAGTTGATGCTCAAGCATGGTGTGGATGTTTACATCGCCGGACACATCCACTGGTATGAGCGACTTCTGCCGATGGGTTTCAACGGAACCATCGACATAGGCTCCGTCATTGATAACAGCACCTACCGCATTAACAACGGCAAGTCAATTACCCATATCACCAACGGTGCTGCTGGAAATATCGAGAGTCACAGCTTCTTGGCTAAAGATGAGCCGATCAAGAACTTTACTCAGGTTCTTGACCAGACTCACTTTGGATTTGGAAAGATGTCGATTATTGATGAGAGCGAGCTGCGTTGGCAGTTTATTCGAGGCGACACTGGTGCTGTGGGTGATGAGCTGAAGCTACTCAAGCAGACAGCCACTTGTGGAGGGAATGGAACAAGATCTGGAGCTACCCCTGTGTCTTCCTCTGGGACTGTGGCTCACACTCCAGCTGTCGGTGGTGGTAGCAGAGTTGCTGCCTCTGTTGGGTTGATGGGCGTTGTGTTGATGGCTCTCTTTGCGATTTAG
- a CDS encoding MFS domain-containing protein encodes MVEHQEDRKDPGTVDVLPDRDEEKNLSGDDLLKGAEQANEAEHKLSLLQGLKKYPKACAFSFLFSSALIMEGFDKAFITAFFAFPAFQKRYGELQPTGDYQVPASLQAAVGNCVSVGQIIGLLLNGLLADWFGYRVVMFGCLFLMMCFIFLQFFATSIYMYLGAGLLLGVPWGVFQTITTTYAAEVTPNVLRPYLTMLVSMCWSIGYLIGTGTLRGFLSMEGQWAYRIPFAMQWILPIPLAIGIYFAPESPWWLVRKGRHEDAEKSLRRLQSRGGTEEEIANSMSLIKYTIQIENEHRSSSTYKDLFRKKNLRRTEITVLTYVVQELCVPLVSYVVYFLQQAGVPTSASFNFGIGQYAMAIVGVFIAFLVIPKVGRRTLILCGTSFMASTSILIGFLGIPDTLKQTKFAYAIGSILLIEYFVFFITCGPVIYTVVTEIPSSYLRIKSVAIARAAYNVNVLIYGQLVPRMVQRATWNWGAKSGFFYGGIMCIGLTWVFFRLPETKDRTFAEIDILFEQKVSARDFRKAKVDLTTKTVTIDKEAK; translated from the coding sequence ATGGTTGAACACCAGGAAGACCGCAAGGACCCCGGCACCGTCGACGTCCTCCCCGACAGGGACGAGGAAAAGAACCTCAGCGGCGATGACCTCCTCAAGGGTGCCGAGCAGGCCAACGAGGCTGAGCACAAGCTGAGTCTCCTTCAGGGTCTCAAGAAATACCCCAAGGCCTGCGCCTtctccttcctcttctcatcTGCCCTGATCATGGAGGGTTTCGACAAGGCCTTCATCACCGCCTTCTTCGCCTTCCCCGCCTTCCAGAAGCGCTATGGCGAGCTTCAACCCACGGGCGATTACCAGGTGCCTGCCAGCCTCCAGGCCGCCGTCGGAAACTGTGTCAGCGTCGGTCAGATCATTGGTCTTTTGCTCAACGGTCTTCTGGCTGATTGGTTCGGTTACCGAGTCGTCATGTTTGGCTGtctcttcttgatgatgtgcTTCATCTTCCTTCAGTTCTTTGCCACCAGCATCTACATGTACCTCGGCGCtggtctcctcctcggtgtcCCATGGGGTGTCTTCCAGACCATCACCACGACATATGCCGCCGAGGTCACCCCCAACGTCCTGCGACCTTACCTCACCATGTTGGTGTCCATGTGCTGGAGTATCGGCTACCTCATCGGCACTGGAACTCTCCGAGGCTTCCTCTCCATGGAGGGTCAGTGGGCTTACAGAATTCCCTTTGCCATGCAGTGGATCCTCCCCATCCCTCTGGCGATCGGTATCTACTTTGCGCCCGAATCCCCATGGTGGCTCGTTCGAAAGGGCCGACACGAGGATGCCGAGAAGTCCCTGCGAAGGCTTCAATCCCGGGGCGgtaccgaggaggagattgccaaCTCCATGTCCCTGATCAAGTACACCATCCAGATCGAGAACGAGCACCGATCCTCCAGCACATACAAGGATCTCTTCCGCAAGAAGAACCTCCGACGCACAGAGATCACCGTTCTCACATATGTCGTCCAGGAACTCTGCGTCCCGCTTGTCTCATACGTCGTCTACTTCCTACAGCAAGCTGGTGTTCCCACCTCTGCCTCGTTCAATTTCGGCATTGGACAGTACGCCATGGCCATCGTCGGTGTCTTCATCGCCTTTCTCGTTATTCCCAAAGTTGGCCGAAGAACCCTGATTCTGTGCGGTACATCCTTCATGGCCTCTACGTCCATCCTCATCGGTTTCTTGGGTATCCCAGACACGCTTAAGCAGACCAAGTTTGCCTACGCTATCGGCAGTATCCTCCTGATCGAGTACTTTGTCTTCTTCATCACTTGCGGTCCTGTCATCTACACCGTCGTCACCGAGATCCCCTCGAGCTACCTCCGAATCAAGAGTGTCGCCATCGCCCGAGCGGCCTACAACGTTAACGTGCTCATCTACGGCCAGCTCGTTCCCCGCATGGTCCAACGTGCCACCTGGAACTGGGGAGCCAAGTCTGGTTTCTTCTACGGTGGAATCATGTGCATTGGTCTCACCTGGGTCTTCTTCCGTCTTCCCGAGACTAAGGACCGCACTTTTGCTGAGATTGACATTCTGTTTGAGCAGAAGGTCTCGGCTAGGGACTTCCGAAAGGCCAAGGTCGACTTGACTACCAAGACTGTGACTATTGACAAGGAGGCAAAGTAA
- a CDS encoding Zn(2)-C6 fungal-type domain-containing protein has protein sequence MSLLDRSSSAGDLEDPKIPGTGLAVRAYKACTACRARKVRCIVEDRAAGGSCVQCRKDGQECVFEAKKRSYDTSTRTRKAQQKRARLGASTPDTTAENLSHEHFNVRSSADALLFLSDAAARHASDAEPPRGRVEPAQHPVSSAVSDNRRESALPGLSDVEEEQVRRESPVSPCENADTQEIIATFRCRLFWDNIITPSEALAYVCFFFRDLYPFFPFVPDVYYVCLTGPNPDLQVLRCLFEEEDILLGCLITVSSRYYHLPRHTIGGAASSSQRAGELLLQPAFRTDQVSWSYVGNAFLLLRSLPPSRRICPVLKTSSRYLTTLFGCLIMSQSLARRLGRPALMSFEDVDLAQVSQAFHDRNIRLHESQDNNEAIPNLSLGVSDQFHSAFVELMKLLAHSQDVLHPPTGDGFVEPKVDASQTNQRLLALLQHFDMMNQNWKTQYENLWELSAPGMSEFSRTMLRIDFEYLRLYEFSMSLGTYLKLAETGKDTASLSGRSSVEQQENDWEFPPTSLAYYIEQAIDAAQILLHLMLHFHSPTGKNTLRYASSRHYMKIVFASVFLIQSLRSDIPSISYQTVLIATLKDTVTVLERCSIDAAHPALRYSILLRGLMKDLEPSRSSEASSLVPLTIGPRQSQRITSDETNWSGPYLLANEANTFSAQTQLQTDFTNSVPLPSAGASQWPSSMGYAEGSQWSGFDSSIIEWEDSMAQLDTDTFLQSLMGVDIFPTM, from the exons ATGTCTCTGCTCGACCGCAGCTCAAGCGCTGGTGATCTGGAAGACCCGAAAATTCCGGGTACTGGTCTTGCTGTACGGGCGTACAAGGCCTGCACTGCGTGCCGGGCGCGAAAAGTACGGTGCATTGTTGAGGATAGGGCAGCTGGGGGGAGCTGTGTCCAGTGCCGAAA AGATGGCCAGGAATGCGTCTTTGAGGCCAAGAAACGTTCATACGATACGAGCACTCGAACGAGGAAAGCCCAGCAGAAGCGAGCTCGGCTGGGGGCATCAACGCCAGACACGACAGCTGAGAATCTA TCTCATGAGCATTTCAACGTTCGAAGTTCTGCAGATGCACTTCTATTCTTGTCCGATGCAGCTGCAAGGCATGCAAGTGACGCTGAACCACCCAGAGGCCGCGTCGAGCCCGCCCAACACCCAGTTTCCTCAGCGGTCTCGGACAACAGACGTGAGAGCGCGCTTCCAGGGTTATCAGACGTCGAGGAAGAACAGGTCAGGCGTGAATCACCGGTCTCTCCGTGCGAGAATGCCGATACACAAGAGATAATAGCGACCTTCCGCTGCCGCCTTTTCTGGGACAACATCATTACACCCAGCGAAGCTTTGGCTTatgtctgcttcttcttcagagATCTCTATCCCTTCTTTCCCTTTGTACCAGACGTCTACTACGTATGCCTTACTGGGCCTAACCCCGATCTGCAAGTACTGCGCTGTCTattcgaggaggaggatataCTCCTGGGATGCCTTATCACGGTTTCCAGCCGCTACTACCACCTCCCCAGGCATACTATCGGCGG AGCGGCATCGTCTAGTCAACGAGCTGGTGAGCTGCTCCTCCAGCCTGCATTTCGTACAGACCAGGTCTCTTG GTCCTACGTCGGTAATGCATTCCTCCTGCTACGATCTCTGCCACCCAGTCGCAGGATATGTCCAGTCCTCAAAACCTCCAGTAGATACCTGACTACCTTGTTTGGGTGCCTTATTATGTCCCAATCTCTTGCTCGTCGCTTAGGCCGCCCGGCTTTGATGAGCTTCGAGGACGTGGACCTTGCTCAGGTCAGCCAGGCTTTCCATGACCGCAACATCAGGCTTCACGAATCACAAGACAATAACGAAGCCATACCCAACCTGAGTCTCGGTGTCTCAGATCAGTTTCACAGCGCCTTTGTTGAACTGATGAAACTTCTAGCCCACAGCCAGGATGTCCTGCACCCGCCGACAGGGGATGGCTTTGTTGAACCCAAAGTGGATGCGTCCCAGACGAACCAACGCTTGTTGGCGCTATTGCAACATTTTGACATGATGAACCAAAATTGGAAGACGCAGTATGAGAATCTATGGGAGC TCAGCGCTCCTGGTATGTCCGAGTTTTCAAGGACTATGCTAAGAATCGACTTTGAGTACCTTCGGCTCTACGAGTTCTCTATGAGCCTAGGCACATATCTTAAACTAGCAGAAACTGGAAAAGATACGGCATCCCTTTCTGGTCGGAGCTCCGTTGAGCAGCAAGAAAACGACTGGGAATTCCCGCCAACTTCACTTGCCTACTACATAGAGCAAGCCATCGATGCGGCACAGATTCTCCTGCATTTAATGCTGCATTTTCACTCACCGACAGGCAAGAACACGCTGCGATATGCCAGTTCGAGGCATTATATGAAGATTGTGTTCGCTTCTGTGTTCTTGATCCAG TCCCTTCGTTCTGATATTCCTAGTATATCCTATCAAACAGTTTTGATTGCTACACTCAAGGATACTGTCACTGTGCTCGAGAGGTGTAGCATAGATGCCGCGCATCCAGCACTCCGATATTCTATTTTACTCCGAGGTCTCATGAAAGATCTGGAGCCATCGCGCTCATCTGAAGCATCTTCTTTGGTCCCTCTTACAATTGGCCCGAGGCAGTCCCAGAGAATAACATCAGACGAAACAAACTGGAGCGGTCCATATCTGCTCGCAAATGAAGCGAATACATTCTCAGCCCAAAC TCAACTTCAGACAGATTTCACCAACAGCGTTCCTCTACCGAGCGCAGGAGCTTCTCAGTGGCCATCTTCAATGGGGTACGCGGAAGGGAGCCAGTGGAGCGGATTTGACAGTTCGATTATCGAGTGGGAGGACTCTATGGCGCAGTTAGATACTGATACCTTCCTTCAGTCGCTCATGGGAGTTGATATCTTTCCCACGATGTAG
- a CDS encoding Pyruvate decarboxylase, giving the protein MPAATEPQIPLVQYLWTRIRQLGVGSVMGVPGDMNLELLDYIDQVDGLSWVGNANELNAAYAADGYARVKGCPGVVVTTMGVGELSALNGVAGAYTEQVKLIHIVGTTATHVQAKRLMIHHSLGPNPDHKVFEKISAHVRYAHAWLEDGATAGAEIDRVIRECLLRSLPVYLFVPMDFVHVPIDASPLRSHIELNPPVDIANETEALSVFLKALQIAKNPILLVDCLTDRHGSVQEARKLADLLDFPIFSTSMGKTIIDETHPRYCGVYNGEVSYPGVKAAVERSDCILNLGPLLADSNTGGHTREIRPEQVILVEPDSCTVFGTTYNQVYMKPFLKKLLKALETVKLPSPTPPVLPSQPIPEDADSKNIVQSWIWKRLGELTRPGDILIAESGTAQFGFPDATFPAGVKYVTQVYYGSIGYSVGSCLGVAIAQRELQAETGVNDGRTILVVGDGSLQLTVQEVGTMIRLGLNPLLIVINNKGYTIERVIHGPQAGYNDIASWRHQSLLTFFGAANAEESSREVRTKDELDKVFSLPEYQSPKNIQLLEVHMDVMDIPWRLRNQITIVNARAKARKASLEASTNGVNGA; this is encoded by the exons ATGCCTGCAGCTACAGAGCCCCAGATCCCCCTCGTTCAGTACCTATGGACACG AATTCGGCAATTGGGCGTGGGGAGTGTCATGGGTGTTCCAGGTGACATGAACCTAGAGCTACTCGATTACATCGACCAAGTTGATGGCCTGTCCTGGG TGGGAAATGCCAATGAGTTAAACGCTGCATATGCCGCTGATGGCTATGCAAGAGTTAAAGGTTGCCCCGGCGTTG TCGTGACGACAATGGGAGTCGGAGAGCTTAGTGCCCTCAATGGTGTTGCCGGTGCATATACCGAGCAGGTCAAGCTTATTCATATCGTCGGCACGACTGCAACCCATGTCCAGGCCAAGCGCCTCATGATCCACCACAGCCTTGGACCAAACCCAGACCACAAG GTCTTTGAGAAGATCTCAGCTCATGTACGATATGCTCATGCATGGCTAGAAGATGGGGCAACAGCGGGTGCCGAGATCGAT AGAGTCATTAGAGAGTGCCTGCTGCGTTCACTCCCGGTCTACCTGTTTGTTCCTATGGACTTTGTTCATGTACCCATCGATGCCTCACCCCTTCGATCCCACATTGAGCTCAATCCTCCCGTTGACATCGCCAACGAAACAGAGGCGCTATCCGTCTTCCTCAAAGCCTTGCAGATAGCAAAGAACCCCATCTTGTTGGTCGATTGCCTCACAGATCGTCATGGATCTGTACAAGAAGCTAGAAAACTAGCCGACCTGCTCGACTTTCCTATTTTCTCGACGTCCATGGGAAAGACCATCATTGACGAGACTCATCCGAGATATTGTGGAGTATACAATGGTGAAGTCTCTTACCCCGGTGTCAAAGCCGCTGTGGAGAGAAGTGACTGCATTTTGAACCTCGGACCTCTTCTCGCCGATAGCAACACTGGGGGACACACAAGAGAGATTCGGCCTGAACAGGTGATTCTTGTGGAGCCTGATAGTTGTACA GTCTTTGGCACAACATACAACCAAGTGTACATGAAGCCAT TTCTGAAAAAGTTATTGAAAGCGTTGGAAACTGTCAAgctcccatctccaacaccGCCGGTGCTCCCGAGTCAACCAATACCAGAAGACGCCGATTCCAAAAACATTGTTCAGTCATGGATTTGGAAGCGACTGGGGGAGCTTACTCGACCTGGAGACATTCTGATCGCAGAGTCAGGCACAGCCCAGTTCGGATTCCCCGATGCCACGTTTCCTGCTGGTGTCAAGTATGTGACACAGGTATATTACGGCAGCATTGGGTATTCGGTTGGGTCCTGTCTGGGTGTTGCGATTGCTCAGAGAGAGTTACAAGCTGAGACCGGCGTGAATGATGGACGAACCATTCTTGTCGTTGGAGACGGTAGCTTACAGTTGACTGTGCAAGAGGTTGGCACAATGATTCGCCTGGGGCTGAACCCTCTACT CATCGTCATCAATAACAAGGGCTACACGATCGAACGTGTCATTCACGGCCCCCAGGCTGGTTACAACGACATCGCATCTTGGCGCCACCAATCTCTGCTGACTTTCTTTGGTGCCGCCAACGCTGAGGAGTCGAGCAGAGAGGTCCGCACAAAGGATGAGTTAGACAAGGTATTCTCACTGCCAGAGTATCAATCTCCCAAGAACATTCAACTCCTTGAGGTGCATATGGATGTTATGGATATTCCATGGCGGCTACGGAACCAAATTACCATTGTCAACGCGCGAGCAAAGGCGAGAAAGGCTAGTCTGGAGGCAAGCACCAATGGTGTTAATGGAGCATAG